The Raoultibacter phocaeensis genome includes a window with the following:
- a CDS encoding zinc-ribbon domain-containing protein yields MCFRPPTVEAGPVKCPKCGAEVDPTATECPSCGAKATPAPGMPGVPGAPGAPKAPGAPGVPKAPGAPGAPSAPKAPGQ; encoded by the coding sequence ATGTGCTTCAGACCACCAACCGTTGAAGCCGGTCCTGTCAAGTGCCCCAAGTGCGGCGCTGAGGTGGACCCCACCGCAACCGAGTGCCCGAGCTGCGGTGCGAAAGCCACGCCTGCCCCCGGTATGCCCGGCGTTCCCGGTGCTCCCGGCGCCCCGAAAGCGCCTGGCGCTCCCGGTGTGCCGAAGGCTCCCGGCGCCCCCGGCGCTCCGAGCGCTCCGAAGGCACCCGGCCAGTAA
- a CDS encoding PucR family transcriptional regulator, with product MHNDYSVHDEEGTSFGFGAGSALRLGDVTYNMLIEVIKDFEVLHVPESCSKRFTWYAPIPSKRGFFDRSHRHEVLFLCHDEVAESLLDDNPSSFCVVLVDDDCVPAWVSRKNRRNRVVIMRQTKRFYFYDSLLQSLFVNDLIWENEMDRVVYNRGRLDRLISLSEEMLGNFVCITDTGYNLIAYSRSIEPPEEGYRYLVDNNCYSEHEVREIEENVLAVAKEKSQLTLCMPNERHRYPALHYPVFIDNAYLFHVVLACESGSLECLQDLFLKFMRRVVSICNDFWKTTVNLESPWHRVLAGLIDGDPMTEDYIDAQLAKTAIPASEQFRLLRFQFSSRKSFQERSRVIEAAKNLNNGFVYPFMHKGDLLVLLYSASVNEAALSGRKTYEDVDEHVYNPFGIAAGASQVFFGIKDIECAYRQALIAYAMRAPLRNEYDALYGSSDIPCYAFEHVLKYYILTEGCDPDLVEFSFDHSILKRLAEEDRASGTEIVRMIWVYLNNGRNATDTAKLVHVHRNTVLYHVSRLEKRFDISFDSPVLRSRMMLDYHRLMLEDHL from the coding sequence ATGCACAACGATTATTCTGTTCACGATGAAGAGGGCACCTCGTTTGGGTTCGGTGCTGGGTCAGCGCTGCGATTGGGCGATGTGACCTACAATATGCTTATCGAAGTCATCAAGGATTTCGAGGTGCTTCACGTTCCCGAAAGCTGCTCGAAACGGTTTACGTGGTACGCGCCGATTCCGAGCAAGCGGGGTTTTTTCGATCGGAGTCACCGTCACGAGGTTTTGTTCTTGTGCCATGACGAGGTCGCCGAAAGCCTCCTCGACGACAATCCGAGCAGTTTCTGCGTCGTGCTCGTCGATGACGATTGCGTTCCCGCATGGGTTTCTCGCAAAAACCGGCGCAACCGCGTGGTAATTATGAGGCAAACCAAGCGGTTCTATTTTTACGACTCGCTGCTCCAATCTCTTTTTGTCAACGATCTCATCTGGGAAAACGAGATGGATCGGGTCGTGTACAACCGCGGCCGCCTTGATAGGCTGATATCGCTCAGCGAGGAAATGCTCGGAAATTTCGTGTGCATCACCGATACAGGCTACAACCTGATCGCGTATTCGCGCAGCATCGAGCCCCCGGAGGAGGGGTATCGCTACCTCGTGGACAATAATTGCTACAGCGAGCATGAGGTGCGGGAAATCGAAGAGAACGTTCTTGCGGTTGCCAAAGAAAAGAGCCAGCTCACACTGTGCATGCCGAACGAGCGGCATCGGTATCCGGCGCTGCATTACCCTGTGTTCATCGACAACGCGTACCTCTTCCATGTCGTTCTCGCCTGCGAATCGGGCTCGCTCGAATGCTTGCAGGACCTTTTCCTCAAGTTCATGAGGCGCGTCGTTTCAATATGCAACGATTTCTGGAAAACGACCGTTAACCTCGAATCGCCCTGGCACCGGGTGCTTGCGGGACTCATCGACGGGGATCCGATGACCGAGGACTACATCGATGCCCAGTTGGCTAAAACGGCAATTCCCGCGTCTGAGCAGTTCAGGCTTCTGCGGTTCCAATTCAGCTCGCGCAAATCGTTCCAAGAACGCTCGCGGGTGATCGAGGCTGCGAAAAACCTGAACAACGGGTTCGTGTACCCGTTCATGCATAAAGGCGACCTGCTCGTGCTGCTATACTCCGCTTCGGTCAACGAAGCGGCGCTGTCGGGCAGGAAAACATACGAAGACGTTGACGAGCACGTGTACAATCCGTTCGGTATAGCCGCCGGGGCATCCCAGGTGTTTTTCGGGATAAAGGATATCGAATGCGCCTACCGGCAGGCGCTGATCGCGTACGCCATGCGAGCCCCTTTGCGAAACGAGTACGATGCGCTGTACGGAAGCTCCGATATCCCGTGCTACGCGTTCGAGCATGTTCTGAAATACTACATTCTGACCGAGGGCTGCGATCCCGATCTCGTGGAGTTTTCCTTCGATCACAGCATCTTAAAAAGGCTCGCCGAGGAAGACAGGGCGTCGGGTACAGAAATAGTGAGAATGATCTGGGTGTATTTGAACAACGGCCGCAACGCGACGGATACGGCGAAGCTCGTCCATGTTCATCGCAACACCGTTTTGTACCATGTGTCGAGGCTGGAGAAGCGCTTCGACATCTCGTTTGATTCGCCTGTGCTCAGAAGCCGTATGATGCTCGATTACCACAGGCTGATGCTCGAAGACCACCTATAG
- a CDS encoding MFS transporter, with protein MFTLKNKNVQAAIVLALVWLGVFIASYAQNQLAGMSVQFMEHYGFTPEQYASIYSASQFIGIFFAFVSGILSDKIGTRNIVLIAAGMVLVATVARIFAFSFEAQYISNMFCGFTGMFMAVNRAKILGGWFPPATIALAVGIATTTTPVANTLGVGLTSLMPSIEFAFIVTAVVSAVFFIGWFLFGKERSDEIAAAEDKEKGKDSGKVLKSLVEIIKTPWIWVLCGGAFFLMAAQVPLMAFTNASLVNARGLDPVAAGGFATAITIGMGIGSVVTPLIVKAIKAYRPVIVIYAIVTALGIYFGWQMPVGVVMYVVYFITGWCLGALLAMIFTWPVMIYGREKAATAGGLVQTFVLAGASLALTNITIPLAGGGSNFEMLFTIAAVYLVVGGILMFLIPDQGKKLGAKKKAVEEQ; from the coding sequence ATGTTCACACTGAAGAACAAGAACGTCCAGGCTGCCATCGTACTGGCATTGGTCTGGCTCGGCGTGTTTATCGCGTCCTATGCGCAGAACCAGTTGGCAGGCATGTCTGTGCAGTTCATGGAGCACTACGGCTTCACGCCCGAACAGTATGCATCGATCTATTCCGCTTCTCAGTTCATCGGCATTTTCTTCGCGTTCGTGTCGGGCATCCTTTCCGACAAGATCGGAACCCGAAACATCGTGCTCATCGCTGCGGGTATGGTGCTCGTTGCGACGGTTGCGCGCATTTTCGCTTTCTCGTTCGAGGCGCAGTACATCTCCAATATGTTCTGCGGCTTCACGGGCATGTTCATGGCTGTCAACCGCGCCAAGATTCTCGGCGGCTGGTTCCCGCCTGCGACGATCGCCTTGGCGGTCGGCATAGCCACCACGACCACGCCGGTTGCGAACACGCTCGGCGTCGGTCTCACGTCGCTCATGCCCTCAATCGAGTTCGCGTTCATCGTCACGGCTGTGGTATCCGCGGTGTTCTTCATCGGCTGGTTCTTGTTCGGTAAAGAACGCTCCGATGAGATCGCGGCAGCTGAAGACAAGGAAAAAGGCAAAGACAGCGGAAAGGTGCTCAAAAGCCTCGTCGAGATCATCAAGACCCCGTGGATCTGGGTGCTGTGCGGAGGCGCGTTCTTCCTCATGGCCGCTCAGGTGCCGCTGATGGCGTTTACGAACGCGTCGCTGGTGAACGCCCGCGGACTCGACCCGGTTGCTGCAGGCGGTTTTGCGACGGCCATCACCATCGGCATGGGCATCGGCTCGGTTGTGACTCCGCTCATCGTCAAAGCCATCAAAGCCTACCGCCCGGTCATCGTCATCTACGCCATCGTTACCGCTCTCGGCATCTACTTCGGTTGGCAGATGCCGGTCGGAGTCGTTATGTACGTCGTCTACTTCATTACCGGTTGGTGCCTCGGCGCGCTGCTCGCGATGATCTTCACGTGGCCCGTCATGATCTACGGACGCGAGAAGGCGGCAACGGCAGGCGGTTTGGTTCAGACGTTCGTTTTAGCAGGCGCTTCGCTTGCCCTGACGAACATAACCATTCCTCTGGCTGGCGGCGGATCGAACTTCGAGATGCTCTTCACCATCGCGGCGGTGTATCTCGTCGTCGGAGGCATCCTGATGTTCCTGATTCCCGATCAGGGCAAGAAGCTTGGTGCTAAGAAGAAGGCCGTCGAAGAGCAGTAG
- a CDS encoding molybdopterin-dependent oxidoreductase, translated as MTMDKEWKVEEDDLIRTRTCGWSPPGCHPVGCGMFIYTDKDGKFVKVEGDPDHPISQGRLCPRCLAMGEFLQHPDRIKYPMKRAKEDRGKDTWERISWDEALDILETEVRKIWDTYGPEAIFLSKGTGREATEYAPPMAQAVFKTPNNAFMMSGASCYGPRTVIGDFLLGAGYPELDYAAFFPERYEDPRYEVPKYIILWGKSPLQSNPDGFYGHAIIDLMKLGSKLIVIDPRLTWLASRAEYHLQLRPGTDAAIGLAMLNVIIGEDLYDHAFCETWVFGLDELAERVKDTTPEWAESITWVPADVIRGAARAFATNAPSSIMWGLAIDTQQNGAQAGQVLLSIGAICGYMDVPGGITLALPSSFLGRWTYETMQFVGKETEKKRIDAKDDHPAYATGPYAHPDSVLTTLETEEPYAFHMFYFYASNPISPTCYAEPERWYNGIMKMDFNAAQDCFMTPTIMGLCDLVLPVSFFPEHDGFVLPHFGRNTHFLGAMNAAVDPGEAKSDLEIDMLVGKRLNPEAWPWDSVEEFFDAQIHTQYDWGFNELREFGAFQQPFEYRKYEKGMLRPDGEPGFNTPTGLIEVSSSIYDDFGEDELPYFMEPAMSPYSTPDLYEEYPLVLTTGGRSFVSFHSEHRQIPSLRSLHPDPLVTINPKTAEEYGIKDGDFVCIENMLGKCVERARVSNEVPERVIHAEHGWWYPEDDPEYPDLYGVWKSNINRLIPMYKVGKTGYGAPYKNVLAKIYKVDDLDAAKGLPESYVPRESRGPESMTAGAPQPMSYEAIHRD; from the coding sequence ATGACAATGGATAAGGAATGGAAGGTCGAGGAGGACGATCTTATCCGCACGCGCACCTGCGGCTGGTCGCCTCCGGGGTGCCATCCGGTGGGGTGCGGCATGTTCATCTACACCGACAAGGACGGCAAGTTCGTCAAGGTCGAGGGCGATCCCGACCATCCGATCAGCCAGGGCCGTTTGTGCCCGCGGTGCCTTGCGATGGGCGAGTTTTTGCAGCATCCCGACCGCATCAAGTACCCCATGAAACGCGCCAAGGAAGACCGCGGCAAGGATACGTGGGAGCGCATCTCCTGGGACGAGGCGCTCGACATCCTCGAGACCGAAGTGAGGAAGATCTGGGATACGTACGGGCCCGAGGCGATCTTCCTTTCGAAGGGAACCGGACGCGAGGCCACCGAATACGCGCCTCCCATGGCGCAGGCCGTGTTCAAGACGCCCAACAACGCGTTCATGATGTCGGGTGCCTCATGCTACGGGCCGCGTACCGTCATCGGCGACTTCCTTTTGGGCGCAGGCTATCCCGAGCTCGACTACGCCGCGTTCTTCCCCGAGCGCTACGAAGACCCGCGCTACGAGGTGCCGAAGTACATCATACTCTGGGGCAAGAGCCCGCTGCAGTCAAACCCCGACGGCTTCTACGGCCACGCCATCATCGACCTTATGAAGCTGGGCAGCAAGCTCATTGTGATCGATCCGCGCCTGACCTGGCTCGCTTCGCGCGCCGAGTACCATTTGCAGCTGCGTCCGGGCACCGATGCGGCTATCGGCCTTGCCATGCTCAACGTGATCATCGGCGAAGATCTCTACGATCATGCGTTCTGCGAGACATGGGTCTTCGGCCTCGACGAGCTGGCCGAGCGTGTGAAGGACACGACGCCCGAATGGGCCGAGAGCATCACGTGGGTTCCTGCCGACGTCATCCGCGGCGCGGCGCGCGCCTTCGCCACCAACGCCCCGTCCTCGATCATGTGGGGCCTTGCCATCGACACCCAGCAAAACGGCGCACAGGCCGGACAGGTTCTCTTGTCCATCGGCGCCATCTGCGGCTACATGGACGTGCCCGGCGGCATCACGCTGGCGCTGCCCTCGAGCTTCTTGGGGCGCTGGACCTACGAGACCATGCAGTTCGTCGGCAAGGAGACGGAGAAGAAGCGCATCGATGCGAAGGACGACCATCCTGCGTACGCAACGGGCCCCTACGCCCATCCCGACTCGGTGTTGACCACGCTGGAGACCGAGGAGCCCTACGCGTTCCATATGTTCTACTTCTATGCGTCGAACCCCATATCGCCCACCTGCTACGCCGAGCCCGAGCGCTGGTACAACGGCATCATGAAGATGGACTTCAACGCCGCGCAGGACTGCTTCATGACGCCCACCATCATGGGCCTGTGCGACCTCGTGCTTCCGGTCAGCTTCTTCCCGGAGCATGACGGGTTCGTGCTCCCGCACTTCGGGCGCAACACCCATTTCCTCGGTGCGATGAACGCCGCAGTCGATCCCGGCGAGGCGAAGTCCGACCTTGAGATCGACATGCTCGTGGGCAAGCGCCTCAATCCCGAAGCATGGCCGTGGGATTCGGTCGAAGAATTCTTCGACGCGCAGATACACACGCAGTACGATTGGGGCTTCAACGAGCTGCGCGAGTTCGGCGCGTTCCAGCAGCCGTTCGAGTACCGCAAGTACGAGAAGGGCATGCTGCGCCCCGACGGCGAGCCCGGCTTCAACACGCCGACGGGACTGATCGAAGTGAGCTCTTCGATCTACGACGACTTCGGCGAGGACGAGCTTCCCTACTTCATGGAGCCGGCGATGAGCCCCTACAGCACGCCCGATTTGTACGAGGAGTACCCGCTCGTGCTCACCACCGGCGGCCGCAGCTTCGTGTCGTTCCACTCCGAGCACCGTCAGATCCCCTCGCTGCGCTCGCTGCATCCCGATCCGCTCGTCACCATCAACCCGAAGACGGCCGAGGAATACGGCATCAAGGACGGCGACTTCGTGTGCATCGAGAACATGCTGGGCAAGTGCGTCGAGCGCGCTCGCGTGTCCAACGAAGTACCCGAGCGGGTCATCCATGCAGAGCACGGCTGGTGGTATCCGGAAGACGATCCCGAGTATCCCGATCTGTACGGGGTGTGGAAGTCGAACATCAACCGGCTCATCCCCATGTACAAGGTCGGCAAAACAGGGTACGGCGCGCCGTATAAGAACGTGCTCGCCAAGATTTACAAGGTTGACGACCTCGACGCCGCCAAGGGGCTTCCCGAGTCGTACGTGCCGCGCGAGAGCCGCGGACCTGAAAGCATGACTGCCGGCGCTCCGCAGCCCATGAGCTACGAAGCCATCCATCGGGATTAG
- a CDS encoding oxidoreductase: MKKHALLIDYKYCTGCHSCEVACRQEKGIGSQDEWGIRLAEFGPERLAGEWYWDYVPVPSALCDLCASRLEGGLKPACAHHCLAKCMEAVPLEDVPARMAELGDGVTCFVP, encoded by the coding sequence ATGAAGAAGCACGCGCTGCTCATAGACTACAAGTACTGCACCGGCTGCCACAGCTGCGAGGTGGCCTGCCGCCAGGAGAAGGGCATCGGGTCCCAGGACGAGTGGGGCATCAGGCTCGCCGAGTTCGGCCCCGAGCGCCTGGCCGGCGAGTGGTACTGGGACTACGTGCCGGTGCCCTCGGCGCTCTGCGACCTGTGCGCCTCGAGGCTCGAAGGGGGCCTGAAGCCCGCCTGCGCCCACCACTGCCTCGCCAAGTGCATGGAGGCCGTGCCCCTCGAGGACGTGCCCGCCCGCATGGCCGAGCTCGGAGACGGGGTCACCTGCTTCGTGCCGTAG
- a CDS encoding MFS transporter, with amino-acid sequence MDKVYVSDIIEKPGGMKFSIRILLFVGLAMVFDGFDYMIVSFTMPQITEEMQLGFIATGSLASFSLLGMLIGGFLSGYLADRFGRKHVMNVSILIYSLLTVPIFFVHTYDAFAVCRILSGIGVGAVIPLSVTIVSEYAPTKHRGAFVTITKTFMMLGWVLAGLTAMYVVPNFGWRMCYLIGGFPFLYGILMHFIMPESVQWLLSKGRTGEALKIVNRINETLDSPKEGGYTADEIRIPEAEARGQLRQIVSKKYLKVTVGIWLVAFTTCALSYGLTNWMPTILLQSGYSVSASYGYTTLMNLLGCAGAIVAGVAADRLGRIRSAYVAFALAGLSVVFTAVFGFGGLMIVACTFMGFAINYAYMSPAPITIEAYPTEIRATGQACVTTVARIGGFITPMVIGGALASGSTFSTVLVVFLVPLCLAALFTKVLIKTETKGVAMEDLGTLPSGTFNGGNTSKEGEGL; translated from the coding sequence GTGGATAAAGTCTACGTTTCAGACATCATCGAAAAACCGGGAGGCATGAAGTTTTCCATTCGGATCCTGCTCTTCGTCGGGCTGGCGATGGTGTTCGACGGATTCGACTACATGATCGTTTCGTTTACGATGCCTCAGATCACCGAGGAAATGCAGTTGGGTTTCATCGCCACCGGAAGCTTGGCCTCGTTCAGTCTCCTGGGCATGCTCATCGGCGGCTTTCTGTCGGGGTACCTCGCCGACAGGTTCGGTCGAAAGCACGTGATGAACGTGAGCATTTTGATCTACTCGCTGCTTACGGTGCCGATCTTCTTTGTCCATACCTACGACGCGTTCGCCGTATGCCGGATACTGTCGGGCATCGGGGTCGGCGCGGTCATCCCCTTGAGCGTCACCATCGTTTCGGAGTACGCGCCAACCAAGCATCGCGGCGCGTTCGTGACCATCACGAAGACGTTCATGATGCTCGGGTGGGTGCTCGCGGGATTAACGGCCATGTACGTGGTTCCGAACTTCGGTTGGCGTATGTGCTATCTCATCGGGGGATTTCCCTTCTTGTACGGGATACTCATGCACTTCATCATGCCCGAGTCGGTTCAGTGGCTGTTGAGCAAGGGCAGGACGGGGGAAGCGCTCAAGATCGTGAACAGGATCAACGAGACGCTTGATTCGCCGAAAGAAGGCGGCTACACGGCCGATGAGATACGGATACCCGAGGCTGAGGCAAGAGGTCAGCTCCGTCAGATCGTATCAAAGAAGTATTTGAAGGTTACAGTGGGCATTTGGCTGGTTGCGTTCACCACGTGCGCTCTTTCGTACGGGCTCACGAACTGGATGCCCACGATCTTGCTGCAAAGCGGGTATTCGGTCAGCGCGAGCTACGGGTACACCACGCTTATGAATCTGCTCGGATGCGCCGGTGCCATCGTAGCAGGAGTTGCAGCCGATCGCCTCGGCAGGATCAGAAGCGCCTACGTTGCGTTTGCCCTCGCCGGGTTGTCGGTCGTGTTCACGGCGGTGTTCGGGTTCGGCGGCTTGATGATCGTGGCGTGCACGTTCATGGGGTTCGCCATCAACTACGCCTACATGTCTCCGGCACCCATCACCATCGAGGCGTACCCCACCGAGATCAGGGCGACGGGGCAGGCCTGCGTGACCACGGTTGCGCGAATCGGCGGCTTCATAACTCCGATGGTGATCGGCGGCGCCCTCGCATCGGGATCGACGTTCTCGACAGTTCTCGTCGTGTTCCTCGTCCCGCTTTGCCTGGCCGCCCTCTTTACGAAGGTGCTCATCAAGACGGAAACGAAAGGTGTCGCCATGGAGGACCTCGGAACGCTGCCGAGCGGGACGTTTAACGGAGGGAATACATCTAAGGAAGGAGAAGGGTTATGA
- a CDS encoding molybdopterin-dependent oxidoreductase, whose protein sequence is MTMAQTWKSDEGELIRVRTCGWSPPGDHPVGCGMFIYTDKDGKFVKVEGDPDHPISQGRLCPRCLAMKDFLESPDRIKYPMKRAKEDRGKDTWERITWDEALDILEAEVKKIWEDYGPETIYLFQGTGREATLYAPPMAQACFKTPNCSFSMSGGSCYGPRTVVADFLLGAGYPELDYAAYFPDRYDDPRYEVPKYIILWGKSPLQSNPDGFYGHAIVDLMKRGSKLIVIDPRLTWLGARAEYHLQLRPGTDAAIGLAMLNVVLGEDLYDHEFCENWVFGVEDLAERVKDTTPEWAEDITWVPADVIRGAARAFATNAPSSIMWGLAIDTQQNGAQAGQSLLALAAICGYMDVPGGITLSLPSSFMGRWRFETAQFVEPETMAKRIDAKEDHPAYACGPFAHPDEVLTVMETEEPYAFHMAYFYATNPISPTVYAEPERWYNALMKMDFNAAQDCFMTPTIMGLCDLVLPVSGFAEHDGVVLPHFGRNTHFLGAMNAALDPGEARSDLEIDMLVGKRLNPEAWPWETAEEFFNAQIRTQYDWDFNDLRDMGVYQQNFEYRKYEKGLLRPDGEPGFNTPTGMIEVCSSIYDDFGEDELPYFMEPAMSPYSTPDLYEEYPLVLTTGGRDFVSFHSEHRQLPTLRNITPDPLVTINPKTAEEYGIKAGDFVCIENSLGKCVERARISNEVPERVIHATHGWWYPEEDGEFPNLFGTWKSNVNKLIPMYKVGKLGYGAPYKNVLAKIYKVDGYEAGDSNPAAYVAPASRGPESMTDQHAPLSYEAKHDGE, encoded by the coding sequence ATGACAATGGCTCAGACGTGGAAAAGCGACGAGGGGGAGCTGATCAGAGTTCGTACCTGCGGCTGGTCCCCTCCGGGCGATCATCCGGTGGGGTGCGGCATGTTCATCTACACCGACAAGGACGGCAAGTTCGTCAAGGTCGAGGGCGATCCCGACCATCCGATCAGCCAGGGGCGTTTGTGCCCGCGGTGCCTTGCGATGAAGGACTTCCTCGAAAGCCCCGACCGCATCAAATACCCCATGAAGCGCGCGAAGGAAGACCGCGGGAAGGATACGTGGGAGCGCATCACCTGGGACGAAGCGCTCGACATCCTGGAGGCCGAGGTTAAGAAGATTTGGGAAGACTACGGTCCCGAGACCATCTACCTGTTTCAGGGAACCGGACGCGAGGCGACGCTGTATGCGCCTCCGATGGCCCAAGCCTGCTTCAAGACGCCGAACTGCTCGTTTTCGATGAGCGGTGGGTCGTGCTACGGACCGCGTACGGTCGTTGCCGACTTCCTTTTGGGCGCGGGCTATCCCGAGCTCGACTACGCCGCCTATTTCCCGGATCGCTACGACGACCCGCGCTATGAAGTGCCCAAGTACATCATCCTGTGGGGCAAGAGCCCGTTGCAGTCCAACCCCGACGGCTTCTACGGCCACGCCATCGTGGACCTCATGAAGCGGGGGAGCAAGCTCATCGTGATCGACCCGCGTCTGACCTGGCTCGGCGCCCGAGCAGAGTACCACCTGCAGCTGCGCCCGGGCACCGATGCGGCCATAGGCCTTGCCATGCTCAATGTCGTTTTGGGCGAGGATCTCTATGACCACGAGTTCTGCGAGAACTGGGTGTTCGGAGTGGAGGATCTTGCCGAGCGCGTGAAGGACACGACGCCCGAGTGGGCCGAAGACATCACGTGGGTTCCCGCCGACGTCATCCGCGGCGCGGCGCGCGCCTTCGCCACCAACGCCCCGTCCTCGATCATGTGGGGCCTCGCCATCGACACGCAGCAAAACGGCGCGCAGGCGGGCCAATCGCTGCTCGCGCTCGCTGCCATCTGCGGCTACATGGACGTGCCCGGCGGCATCACGCTGTCTTTGCCCTCGAGCTTCATGGGGCGCTGGCGTTTCGAGACCGCGCAGTTTGTCGAGCCCGAGACCATGGCGAAGCGCATCGACGCGAAGGAAGACCACCCGGCGTACGCATGCGGGCCGTTCGCCCATCCCGACGAGGTCCTCACCGTCATGGAAACCGAAGAGCCCTATGCGTTCCATATGGCCTACTTCTACGCGACCAACCCGATTTCGCCGACGGTGTATGCGGAGCCCGAGCGCTGGTACAACGCGCTTATGAAGATGGACTTCAACGCCGCGCAGGACTGCTTCATGACGCCCACCATCATGGGCCTGTGCGACCTCGTGCTTCCGGTCAGCGGATTCGCCGAGCACGACGGCGTGGTGCTCCCGCACTTCGGGCGCAACACTCACTTCCTCGGCGCGATGAACGCCGCGCTCGATCCCGGCGAGGCCCGATCGGACCTCGAGATCGACATGCTCGTGGGCAAGCGCCTCAACCCCGAAGCATGGCCGTGGGAGACTGCCGAGGAGTTCTTCAACGCGCAGATCCGCACGCAGTACGATTGGGACTTCAACGACCTGCGTGACATGGGCGTATACCAGCAGAACTTCGAGTACCGCAAGTACGAGAAAGGGCTGTTGCGCCCCGACGGCGAACCTGGTTTCAACACGCCGACGGGCATGATCGAGGTATGTTCTTCGATCTACGACGACTTCGGCGAAGACGAGCTTCCCTACTTCATGGAGCCGGCGATGAGCCCCTACAGCACGCCCGATTTGTACGAGGAGTACCCGCTCGTGCTCACCACCGGCGGCCGTGATTTCGTTTCGTTCCATTCGGAGCATCGCCAGCTTCCCACGCTGCGAAACATCACGCCCGATCCGCTCGTCACCATCAACCCGAAGACGGCCGAGGAATACGGCATCAAGGCGGGCGACTTCGTGTGCATCGAGAACTCCCTGGGCAAGTGCGTCGAGCGTGCCCGCATTTCCAACGAGGTGCCCGAGCGGGTCATCCACGCCACGCACGGCTGGTGGTATCCCGAGGAGGACGGCGAGTTCCCGAACCTGTTCGGCACCTGGAAATCGAACGTCAACAAGCTCATTCCGATGTACAAGGTCGGCAAGCTCGGCTATGGCGCTCCCTACAAGAACGTGCTCGCCAAGATCTACAAGGTCGACGGCTACGAAGCGGGCGATTCGAATCCGGCGGCGTACGTGGCACCTGCGAGCCGCGGACCCGAGAGCATGACCGATCAACACGCTCCTTTGAGCTACGAAGCAAAGCACGACGGCGAATAG
- a CDS encoding oxidoreductase: MKKHALLIDYKYCTGCHSCEVACRQEKGIGSQDEWGIRLAEFGPERLAGEWYWDYVPVPSALCDLCASRLEGGLKPACAHHCLAKCMEAVPLEDVPARMAELGDGVTCFVP, encoded by the coding sequence GTGAAGAAGCACGCGCTGCTCATAGACTACAAGTACTGCACCGGCTGCCACAGCTGCGAGGTGGCCTGCCGCCAGGAGAAGGGCATCGGGTCCCAGGACGAGTGGGGCATCAGGCTCGCCGAGTTCGGCCCCGAGCGCCTGGCCGGCGAGTGGTACTGGGACTACGTGCCGGTGCCCTCGGCGCTCTGCGACCTGTGCGCCTCGAGGCTCGAAGGGGGCCTGAAGCCCGCCTGCGCCCACCACTGCCTCGCCAAGTGCATGGAGGCCGTGCCCCTCGAGGACGTGCCCGCCCGCATGGCCGAGCTCGGAGACGGGGTCACCTGCTTCGTGCCGTAG